One Desulfatitalea tepidiphila genomic window, GCGGCATTTGCAGCTTCACCCAGCAGAACGATCCCCAGCAAGACGGTTCCGACAGCGCCCACGCCGACCCAAACAGCATAGGCGGTGCCCACCGGCAGCGACTTCATGGCCAGGCCCAGCAACCAGAGACTGATCATCATCGCCACGACGGTCCAGACCGTGGGCCACAGCCGGGTAAATCCGTCGGTGTACTTCAACCCGATCGCCCAGCCGGTCTCAAACAGTCCCGCAACAACCAGAATGACCCAAGCCATATGTTTCCTTTAGATGAATTCACTTTGATTGCATTTTGATCGTCAGCAGCCTGCAAATTATCGCCACAGTTTTGTTATGTCAATGTAATAACTGATTTTTTTAATACCCAAACCCCATTTACAGGATCGTGTCTGCTACGTTTTTCGCTGCAGACGCTACAGCCTTCGCGTTGATTAGGCCTAAGTTGAGCGAAACAATAGCTTCGACTATTTCCATGGCCGCATGCATCTGAGCGAATTTGCCGAAAATCAGATCTTGTTTTGGTTCGTTAGGGAAAGGCGACTAGGCCCGGGTGGGGCAGGTTGCCAGGGCCACTTGAGCCATGCGGTTTAGTGTCGCTTTAATGCAAACGGCGGACAAGCGGCCCAGACTGTTTGAGCGCAGCGAGTTTCTGGGCCGCCCGCCGTGCATTTTAGCGACACTTGACCGCTTGGCGTGTGGCATCGGCCACCTGTCCCACCCGGGCCGGGTTTAATGCAAAGGCATAACATTCAGTCAGAATTGCCGCCACCCGCAATATGGGTTTTACATCGCTTTGAAAAGGGGTATATTCTGCGGTTGCGATACCGCAAGTCCAAAAATAGTCGTTTCTTTTATTTGCCAAGCGTGGAGGTTAGCTGCGTTGAAGAGAAAAACGATACCCCAAGAGATAAGAGGCACCATCCCATGGGGATGGTTGATTGGCCTGGCCCTCTTGATCGTGGCGGCCGGGGTCACGTTGCTGCTGCTGCCCAAGCCGACGCCCCACACGGCGCCCCCACCCATCGTGACGGCCAAGATACCGCAAGTGCCGGAGACCCGGCCGCAGCCCGCGACCGATGAGGAGGCAGGAGATTCG contains:
- the sugE gene encoding quaternary ammonium compound efflux SMR transporter SugE; translation: MAWVILVVAGLFETGWAIGLKYTDGFTRLWPTVWTVVAMMISLWLLGLAMKSLPVGTAYAVWVGVGAVGTVLLGIVLLGEAANAARLISVGLIIAGIVGLKMATPG